The following are encoded together in the Plasmodium vinckei vinckei genome assembly, chromosome: PVVCY_12 genome:
- a CDS encoding U3 small nucleolar RNA-associated protein 13, putative, which produces MPVISSIEIDRKHSDFYDGDNNVYYSKEYELFLSLCNNNIYCFKVNDQKNAKSQSLYNVMYPTLVLESCIDIDDIKEDHYKKYSNKNCISLFNSIGHFYYSDKNVFLSTDDNNIHHYILVPNNLKEENNENKNDEKDINDESTEKNIYLYDYENSEDEKLYSYSYNWIYLKQKKIWKTNNINISCFSYNNIKYKKLIVGYINGLINVYNLSTYKLAFSYKIHNSRITNLKMYKNFIISSDITKNIFIYDIDKKEKVISCEDHMSGIVDFLFLEIKSGNDQIKIEAQNMDEENIEREYEEEEEEEEEENEDEDENDEGEEEEDKDENEDEEENDEGKEETLIGFISIGNDKIMNVWNLSALNLESEEDFDQLKNEHNDINPSSNKKRKNKKNSNLITQSPIKQIYLANDINNAIIIPSNLFKNQKSKLSIEDDNIKWLILTHNNSGDLIFYNPLKGNIIYKFKENKYLINESNVIKLVLLKHKLYIFREDSSILIYDIRNFKLIKIYACKLEGIFEMIFFNPNPKPVVNDEYSNSDEDEGSINSKYDTEVFESDNIIKNKCAILIGDNIIRILNFEDNLISQKLLIGHEDVVSSIKISERNLLLFSGSNDKNIFVWNLKNNNCLYILKDNLYTINAIDVNLKKFPKILLVSVCEDSSLKLWNFSFNLDNLKDNKKKRKIDQIYDNEVIKSNLTIYPHKAMINDVTISRNSKMIATCSKDKTIKLFEANTLKLISSLEGHTKSVQSICFSKTSNLLYSSTYESIRIWDMSTYQCLKNIQSLDFNITKMLILNDNCMINGYSNGNISIINIKNSEKLSTVNYHNDKIFCLQSYNNNNEIVSSSINGDLIFFKNVSEKKASENIYEKKKNIYYENCLENLLKENKINESLLICLKLNKKFKFKTIIENYLNSYTFNILNILKQFEYEYGIRRIMDKTNNNSNSIPIKKETSYYKDEEISNKLLNGNSQKSNISINNSNIDSINTNMEENKLKNLYYDDSKITNIQNHLENADILEKYIYTKLSELESDKSDKLVNNAMPKDSDQGKISESNFSKQIKEEDEDNDENFVMFLKKMKATSEHSYFLYLNKLMDFISFFVMNHRFAYIANFLLNSLIKYISYSDICKINNYQRFFDIYNSYIPRHKNRYLKDLQKSKCFELININYYKGDIKMMN; this is translated from the exons ATGCCGGTAATTTCTAGTATAGAAATTGATAGGAAGCATTCAGACTTTTACGATGGGGATAacaatgtatattattcaaaAGAGTATGAGTTATTTTTAAGTTTGTGCAACAACAACATTTATTGTTTCAAAGTTAATGaccaaaaaaatgcaaagtCACAAAGTTTATACAACGTTATGTATCCAACTCTTGTTTTGGAATCATGTATAGATATTGATGACATAAAAGAAGatcattataaaaaatattcaaacaaaaattgtatatccttatttaattctataggacatttttattattctgataaaaatgtttttttatcaacagATGATAACAATAttcatcattatattttagttcctaataatttaaaagaagaaaataatgagaATAAAAACGATGAAAAGGATATAAATGATGAGAGtacagaaaaaaatatttatttatatgattatgaaaatagcgaagatgaaaaattatatagttATAGTTACAACTGGATATATctaaagcaaaaaaaaatatggaaaacaaataatattaacataTCATGTTTtagttataataatataaaatataaaaaattaattgtGGGATATATTAATGGACTGattaatgtatataatctAAGCACATATAAATTGgcattttcatataaaattcaTAACAGTAGAATTactaatttaaaaatgtacaaaaattttattattagttcagatataacaaaaaatatttttatttatgatatagacaaaaaagaaaaagttaTATCATGTGAAGATCATATGAGTGGAATTGTggattttctttttttggaAATTAAAAGTGGAAACGATCAAATAAAGATTGAAGCACAAAATATGGACGAGGAAAACATAGAGAGAGAAtatgaagaagaagaagaagaagaagaagaagaaaatgagGACGAAGATGAGAACGATGAGGGAGAAGAGGAAGAAGataaagatgaaaatgagGATGAAGAAGAGAACGATGAGGGAAAAGAAGAAACATTGATAGGATTTATTAGTATAggtaatgataaaattatgaacgTATGGAATTTAAGTGCTTTAAATTTGGAAAGCGAAGAAGATTTCGATCAGCTTAAAAATGAGCATAATGACATCAATCCTAGtagtaataaaaagagaaagaataaaaaaaatagtaatttGATTACACAAAGTCcaattaaacaaatttatctagcaaatgatataaataatgctATAATTATACCTTcaaatttgtttaaaaatcaaaaaagtAAACTAAGTATAGaagatgataatataaaatggttAATACTTACCCATAATAATTCTGGGGatctaattttttataatccattaaaaggaaatataatatataaatttaaagaaaataaatacctAATTAATGAAAGTAATGTAATTAAACTCgttttattaaaacataaattgtatatatttagagAGGACAGttctatattaatttatgatataagaaactttaaattaataaaaatatatgcatgtaaATTGGAAGGAATTTTTgaaatgatattttttaatccaAACCCTAAGCCTGTAGTTAATGATGAATATAGTAATAGTGATGAAGATGAGGGTTCAataaattcaaaatatgataCAGAAGTATTTGAATCAGataacataataaaaaataaatgtgcAATTTTAATAGGGGATAACATTATaagaatattaaattttgaggataatttaatttcacaaaaattgttaattGGGCATGAAGATGTTGTGTCAAGCATTAAAATAAGTGAAAGAAACCTTCTTTTATTTAGTGGGtctaatgataaaaatatatttgtatggaatttaaaaaataataattgtttatatatattaaaagataatttatatactatTAATGCTATTGATgttaatttgaaaaaatttccaaaaatattactaGTTAGTGTTTGTGAAGATAGTAGTTTAAAACTATGGAacttttcatttaatttagataatttaaaagataataaaaaaaaaagaaaaattgaTCAAATTTATGATAATGAGGTTATTAAAAGCAACTTGACTATATACCCTCATAAGGCTATGATAAATGATGTGACAATATCCCGAAATTCGAAG ATGATCGCTACTTGCAGCAAAGATAAGACAATAAAACTATTCGAGGCGAATACTCTAAAATTGATATCATCTTTAGAAGGGCATACAAAATCAGTTCAGAGTATATGCTTTTCTAAAACAAGCAATCTTTTGTATAGCAGTACATATGAAAGTATAAGAATATGGGATATGAGCACATACCAGTgcctaaaaaatattcaaagtcttgattttaatattacaaaaatgcTAATATTAAATGACAATTGCATGATTAATGGATACAGTAATGGGAATATaagtattataaatataaaaaatagtgaaaaattatcaactgttaattatcataatgataaaatattttgtctACAAAgttacaataataataatgaaatcgTTTCTTCTTCTATTAATGGagatttaattttttttaaaaatgtaagcgaaaaaaaagctagtgaaaatatttatgaaaaaaaaaaaaatatatattatgaaaattgtttagaaaatttattaaaagaaaataagaTTAATGAATCGCTACTTATTTGTTTAaagttaaataaaaaatttaagttTAAAACAATCATCgagaattatttaaattcttatacatttaatatattaaatatattaaaacaattCGAATATGAATATGGTATAAGAAGAATAATGGATAAAACTAATAATAACTCCAATTCAATACCTAtcaaaaaagaaacaagCTATTATAAAGATGAAGAAATCTccaataaattattaaatggaAATTCTcaaaaaagtaatatatctataaatAACTCCAACATCGATTCTATAAATACTAATAtggaagaaaataaattaaagaaCTTATATTATGATGATTCTAAAATTACTAATATTCAAAATCATTTAGAAAATGCTGATATATTagaaaaatacatttatacAAAGTTGTCAGAATTAGAATCTGATAAATCGGATAAGTTAGTAAATAATGCAATGCCTAAAGATTCTGATCAAGGGAAAATTAGTGAATCAAATTTTTCAAAGcaaataaaagaagaagatgaagataatgatgaaaattttgttatgtttttaaaaaaaatgaaagccACAAGTGAGCATTCTTACTTTTTGTATCTTAACAAATTGATggattttatttctttttttgttatgaATCATAGATTTGCATATATAGCCAATTTTCTTCTAAATAgcttaattaaatatatcagtTATTCAGATATATGCAAGATTAACAACTATCAGcgtttttttgatatttacAACAGTTACATACCAAgacataaaaatagataTTTAAAGGATTTGCAAAAATCGAAATGCTTTGagttaataaatataaattactACAAAGGGGATATTAAAATGATGAACTAA